One segment of Sinorhizobium sp. BG8 DNA contains the following:
- a CDS encoding ABC transporter substrate-binding protein, which yields MQISKRLAVLASAAVFSLFAGVAMADGEKLVIGTEGAYPPFNNLEADGTLTGFDVDIAKALCEEMKVECTFVTQDWDGIIPALIAKKFDAIVASMSITAERKEKVDFSKKYYNTPPAIVVPKDSEITEATAAALAGKLLGAQSSTTHSNYAEAHMKDSELKLYPTSDEYKLDIANGRIDAVIDDVVVLSEWLKSDDGTCCKLLGTLPVDPVINGEGAGIAVRKGETALADRFSAAIAAIRANGKYQEINAKYFPFDVYGDSD from the coding sequence ATGCAAATTTCAAAACGTCTTGCCGTTCTGGCGTCCGCCGCCGTGTTCAGCCTTTTTGCTGGCGTGGCGATGGCAGATGGCGAGAAACTGGTCATCGGCACCGAGGGCGCCTACCCGCCCTTCAACAATCTCGAGGCGGATGGAACGCTCACTGGCTTCGACGTCGATATCGCCAAGGCCCTGTGCGAAGAGATGAAGGTCGAATGCACCTTCGTGACGCAGGACTGGGACGGCATCATCCCGGCTCTGATCGCCAAGAAGTTCGACGCGATCGTCGCCTCCATGTCGATCACCGCAGAGCGCAAGGAGAAGGTCGACTTCTCCAAGAAGTACTACAACACGCCCCCGGCGATCGTCGTTCCCAAGGATTCGGAAATCACCGAGGCGACGGCCGCGGCACTTGCCGGCAAGTTGCTGGGCGCGCAGTCGTCCACCACCCATTCGAACTATGCCGAAGCCCACATGAAGGACTCGGAGCTCAAGCTCTACCCGACCTCCGACGAGTACAAGCTCGACATCGCCAACGGCCGCATCGATGCCGTCATCGATGACGTCGTGGTCCTCTCCGAATGGCTGAAGTCGGACGACGGCACGTGCTGCAAGCTTCTCGGCACCCTGCCCGTCGATCCCGTCATCAACGGTGAAGGCGCAGGCATCGCGGTGCGCAAGGGCGAGACCGCGCTGGCCGACAGGTTCAGCGCCGCGATCGCCGCGATCCGTGCAAACGGCAAGTACCAGGAAATCAACGCCAAGTATTTCCCCTTCGACGTCTATGGCGATTCCGACTAA